CGGACAAAAAAGAATTGAATAAACGTCGTGGTTATATCGCGCCTCAACAAATGCAGTGGCATCTACTGGGTAATTTACAAGATGCCTCTATGGAGACGGCCTCAAAGGACAAACACTAATGGATAGAAGAACCTTTATATGCCGCAGTGGCAGTACGTTTGCATCGGGAGCGGTAGCAGGCGCATTAGTTTCCACCCCCATACCGGCTTCAGCAGTGGTACAAGCAGTTATCTCGAAAAAAAGCACTGACTTAGAACAATTCTCTACAGCCATTGATAACTTTACTGAAAAAGATTGGCTCACCATTGCTACGGTCCAGAACCATTTATTTCCTTCTGAGCCAGACGCGCCCGGCTCTGTAGAAATCAAAGCGCTGAGTTATTTGCATGATTTTTTAAGCAATACTCAAACCGCTCCTGAAACGGTGCAATTTATTTTATCTGGCAGCCGTTTATTACAAGTTTTCACTCAACAAACTTTCACTCCATCAAATGTTAGCAATGCAGCTCTTTTTACTGACTTATCCACTGAGCAAAGAGAAAAATTATTACGCCAATTTGAACAACAGCCTGAAGGCCGCCGTTGGTTGGTGAATATTTTAAATTACGTATTAGAAGCCTTATTAACCGATCCGGTTTACGGTGGCAATCCCGATGGCATTGGCTGGAAATGGCTGGAACATACTGCTGGCAATCCCCGCCCACCGGCCAATAAACGTTATTGGTTATTGTAAAGTAATTATTCCCGTACCAAGTTAAAGAGCTTGTCTTTACAGGGTCGCTCAAGCACATCCCTGTGACGCTTTATGAAAACATCCCTATTTTCAAAACCCTGTAAAGACAAGCCCTTCAACCTGATACTCTACAATACGCTGCATAGCTACGTTGTAAGCTTGTAACAAATAAGATTAAGAGAATTTCTATGAGTCATGATTATGATATTTGCATTGTCGGCAGTGGCGCTGGCGCCGGCCCTATTATTCATACCCTTGCCCATGCAGGCTATAAAGTGCTGGTGCTGGAAAAAGGCCCCTGGTATACCGAACAGGACTATTTTAAAGACGAGCTAAAAACTTCACTTCGCGGTGGCTATACCCCTGACCTACGTGATGAACAACATGTGGTGGAAATAGAAAATGACGATGGCACTTGGCGAAACTTCCCCACTCAACATTCCAGTTGGAATTTTTGGAATGGTAGTGTGGTCGGTGGCTCCAGCAATTTTATGAGTGGCTTCTTTCACCGTCTTAAGCCCAATGATTTTAAATTATTATCAACCTATGGTCCCATAGAACGTGCCAACATCGTTGATTGGCCCATCTCTTATGAGGACATGGAACCTTATTATGACAAGGTAGAAAAAGTCGTTGGTGTCTCGGGGCGAGTGATTGATCATCCTTTTCAAGAACCACGCAGCAGCAAGGATTTTCCCTATCCGCCTACGGCTGAACATCCCATTGCCAAACACATTGACAAGGCCTGTGAACGCTTAGGCTATCATTCTATGCCTATGCCTCGGGCAATACTTCCTCAAGCAGCCTTAGGCCGAAATTCTTGTTCTTATAGCGGTTATTGTGGCAGTTATGGTTGTGCGACAGGTGCCAAGGGCAGTTCTCGGGCAGCATTAATTGATAGTGCCATGAAAACGGGCAATTGTGAATTGCGCCCTGAATCTATGGTGACCCACATTCATAGTAATGCCAGCGGCCAAGTCAGTGCCATTGAATATGTTGATAAGCAGGGCAAGAAACACGCGGTTGATGCCAAACTCTATGTCGTGGCTGCACAGGCTATTGAAACTGCACGCTTATTGCTCAATTCAACGGGGCCAAAGCATCCTAATGGTTTGGCTAACAATTCCGGTCAGGTGGGTAAAAACCTGATTTTTGCCGGCGGTGGTGCAGGTTCAGGACGTCTGACCTATGATAAATTTTCTGATGATCAGGTCGCCGAATTAAAGCAGTTTGGCACTTTTGTTAACCGCTCGATACAAGATTGGTATGAAATTAACGACAAAAGTTTTTTTAAAACAACCACAGCGCAAAAAGGTGGAACAATTGATTTTGTTCACCTACACCCCAATCCTG
This genomic window from sulfur-oxidizing endosymbiont of Gigantopelta aegis contains:
- a CDS encoding gluconate 2-dehydrogenase subunit 3 family protein, giving the protein MDRRTFICRSGSTFASGAVAGALVSTPIPASAVVQAVISKKSTDLEQFSTAIDNFTEKDWLTIATVQNHLFPSEPDAPGSVEIKALSYLHDFLSNTQTAPETVQFILSGSRLLQVFTQQTFTPSNVSNAALFTDLSTEQREKLLRQFEQQPEGRRWLVNILNYVLEALLTDPVYGGNPDGIGWKWLEHTAGNPRPPANKRYWLL
- a CDS encoding GMC family oxidoreductase, whose translation is MSHDYDICIVGSGAGAGPIIHTLAHAGYKVLVLEKGPWYTEQDYFKDELKTSLRGGYTPDLRDEQHVVEIENDDGTWRNFPTQHSSWNFWNGSVVGGSSNFMSGFFHRLKPNDFKLLSTYGPIERANIVDWPISYEDMEPYYDKVEKVVGVSGRVIDHPFQEPRSSKDFPYPPTAEHPIAKHIDKACERLGYHSMPMPRAILPQAALGRNSCSYSGYCGSYGCATGAKGSSRAALIDSAMKTGNCELRPESMVTHIHSNASGQVSAIEYVDKQGKKHAVDAKLYVVAAQAIETARLLLNSTGPKHPNGLANNSGQVGKNLIFAGGGAGSGRLTYDKFSDDQVAELKQFGTFVNRSIQDWYEINDKSFFKTTTAQKGGTIDFVHLHPNPVSRASRQIRGNGGLLWGKPLKNRLKEHFTDGRYVKVEAFCDWLPTDNSHVSLDPKVKDKWGLPVAKIKIDVHVQNLKVGWYLANKSGDVLREMGADNVLSFASGAPPTNLVAGSCRFGHDPKTSVLNPDCQAHDVDNLYVTDGSFMPTGGSVPHTWTIYANSFRVADKILARLGGVKETPPS